The DNA sequence CACCTTTGCCGAAAAAGATAGCCCATGTGACTACCGACGCCAGAATCAGGCCGATCATCACCACCTTCACGACAATATCGGCATGATGATACATACCCCAAACGGAGAGATCCGCCTGCATCAAATTATTACCCACACTGTATCTCCAGGACGTAAATCACAAAATCTGCACATAATAATATCAAAACGACATCGAATTGATAGTGGTTCTCATTAGTATTTACACTGTGCAGCAAATCACGTTTATTTTCTTTGCGCTTACGCAGTAAAAAAGTTGCCTGTCCCAACGTTGATAAAATTTTTTCCTGTATCTGCGGCTACCCGGTACATCAAGGGGGATTCATGTTAGTTTAGACGTCCAGACGTATAAAAACAGGTTATCTGAACATGGCTGATAAACATCTTGATACTGCGCTGGTTCACGCCGGGCGCAGCAAAAAATACACTCAGGGCTCGGTAAACAGCGTCATTCAGCGCGCCTCATCGCTGGTTTTCGACACCGTAGAAGCAAAAAAACACGCCACCCGCAACCGGGCCAAAGGCGAGCTGTTCTACGGTCGTCGCGGTACCCTCACCCACTTCTCTCTCCAGGAAGCGATGTGCGAGCTGGAGGGTGGCGCTGGCTGCGCTCTTTTCCCCTGCGGCGCAGCGGCGGTCGCTAATACTATTCTGGCGTTTGTCGAGCAGGGCGATCATATTCTGGTCACCAACACCGCCTACGAACCTACCCAGGATTTCTGCACTAAAATTCTCGCTAAACTCGGCGTCACCACCGGTTGGTTCGATCCGCTGATCGGCAGCGATATCGCCCGTCTGGTGCAGCCAAATACCCGCGTGGTGTTCCTCGAATCTCCCGGCTCCATCACTATGGAAGTCCACGATGTTCCGGCGATAGTCGCGGCGGTACGCAGCATCGCGCCGGAAGCTATCATCATGATCGACAACACCTGGGCCGCAGGCGTGCTGTTTAAAGCGCTTGATTTCGGTATCGATATCTCCATTCAGGCGGGAACCAAATACCTGATTGGTCATTCCGACGCGATGGTTGGCACCGCGGTATCCAATGAGCGCTGCTGGGCTCAGCTGCGTGAAAATGCCTATCTGATGGGACAAATGGTGGATGCCGATACCGCCTATATGACCAGCCGCGGCCTGCGCACCCTGGCCGTCCGCCTGCGTCAGCACCATGAAAGCAGCCTGCAGATTGCCGAATGGCTGGCGCAGCACCCGCAGGTTGCGCGCGTTAATCACCCCGCTCTGCCCGGCAGCAAAGGCCATGAGTTCTGGAAGCGCGACTTCACCGGCAGCAGCGGCCTGTTCTCTTTTGTGCTGAATAAACGCCTGACCGACGACGAGCTATCCGCCTACCTCGACCACTTCAGCTTATTCAGCATGGCCTACTCCTGGGGCGGCTTTGAATCGCTTATTTTAGCCAACCAGCCGGAACATATTGCCGCTATCCGTCCTGATGCCGAAGTCGATTTCAGCGGTACCCTGATTCGCGTTCATATTGGCTTAGAAAATGTTACCGATCTGCTGGATGATTTAGCGGCGGGCTTCGCGCGTATCGTGTAAAGTGACAGTCAGTGGCAACAATAGCGGACGTTTTTTCGAAAAACGGCCGCTTTAGTTGCGCCCGGGATCAAGGTGCCCGGGGCTCTTCAGGAGTACACTACATAAAAACACGGTACCACTTAGGAAAGTCCATGGTTGTCATTCAAGAAATTGTCGCCGCTCTGTGGCAGCATGATTTTGCCGCGTTGGCAAACCCCCACGTTGTGGGCGTTGTATATCTGGTCATGTTCGCAACCCTGTTTCTGGAAAACGGTCTGCTGCCCGCCTCGTTTTTACCGGGCGATAGCCTGCTGCTGCTCGCCGGGGCGCTCATCGCCAAAGGCGTGATGGACTTTGTACCCACGTTAGCCATTTTAACCGCTGCGGCCAGCCTCGGCTGCTGGCTGAGCTATATTCAGGGGCGCTGGCTGGGTAATACCGTCACCGTAAAGCGCTGGCTTGGGCACCTGCCGTACAAGTACCACCAGCGGGCAACCTGCATGTTTGACAAACATGGTCTGCTGGCCCTGCTCGCCGGGCGTTTCCTCGCGTTTGTACGCACCCTTCTGCCTACCATGGCGGGTATTTCCGGGCTGCCAAATCGCCGTTTCCAGTTCTTCAACTGGCTGAGCGCGCTGCTGTGGGTGGGGGTAGTTACCGGCCTCGGCTATGCCCTGAGCATGATCCCTTTCGTAAAGCGCCATGAAGATCAGGTCATGACCTGCCTGATGATTCTGCCCATCGCGCTGCTGATTGCCGGGCTGCTCGGTACGGTTATCGTGGTGATTAAAAAGAAATACTGTAACGCCTGATCGTTAGCCAGAACGGCGCAGATGCGCCGCTCTGCAACCGTTTATCACATCCCCTGAATCGTCCTGATGCGCGCCGCGTCTTCTCCCGGCGTCATACCGAAGTAGCGCTTGAACTCGCGGCTGAACTGCGACGCGCTTTCATACCCTACCTGCATCGCCGCCGCACTGGCCTTCATGCCATCGTGGATCATCAGCATACGCGCTTTATGCAGGCGGTAGGTTTTGAGGTACTGCAGCGGCGAGGTGCTGGTGACCGATTTAAAGTTATGATGGAACGCCGAGACGCTCATATTGGCCTCAGCCGCCAGCTGATCGATGCTGAGGTTTTCAGTGTACTGGCTTTCGATACGCTTCAGCACGCGGCTAATCAGGCTGAAGTGGGTCTGGCGGCTTACCAGCGCCAGTAGAGCTCCTCCACACGGGCCGGTCAGAACGTGGTAGAGGATTTCGCGAATAATCTGTTTGCCCAGAATGCGCGCGTCCAGCGGGCGTTCCATTACGTCCAGCAGGCGCTCAGCCGCGCAGAGAATCTCTTCGGAGAGCACCGCTGAGTTGATCCCACTGGATGCGATAGAAGGCTGAAACTGCTCATCTTCCCCGATATCCATCAGCAGCTCTTGCAGCTGCAGAATATCGACATTAAGACGAATGCCCGCCAGCGGCACTTCCGGGGTGGCAAAGGTTTCGCATTCAAACGGCAGCGGAACCGTCAGCAGCAGATATTTATTTGTGTCATAGCGAAAGGTACGCTCGTTAATATAGCCAATTTTATGCCCGGAAAAGAGAAAAATGATTCCCGGCTGATACATGACCGGCGTGCGCGTCCCCGGCTGCGTACCATACAAAAGACGTATATCCGGCAGCAGTCCCCTAAGCATTTCTTCTTTATTTATCAGCTTCCTAACCTTATCTGTTAATAGCTGACATATCTCAGCGCGGCTCATTTATCGTGCTTCTCCGAACGTTTTTTTACCTCTGCATTGTGCGCACTTCAGGAAGATTTCTCCAGCTTTAAAGAGAAATGGGCAAGACATCGGCAGAAATGTGCATTGAGAGGGAAGGTCTGCGGGAACACAATATTCGTCATCTGGCAGAGTTATCGTCTCTGCTGACGGTTTATCCATTTGAGGACACCAGCCATGAATAATTTCGACCTACATACCCCAACCCGCATTCTGTTCGGTAAAGGCGCGATTGAAAATCTGCGCGATCAAATCCCGGCGGATGCACGCGTGCTGGTCACCTACGGCGGCGGTAGCGTGAAGAAAACCGGCGTGCTTGATCAGGTTCTGAGCGCGCTAAACGGCGTTGACGTTCTGGAATTTGGCGGCATCGAGCCAAACCCATCCTACGAAACGCTGATGAACGCGGTGAAAATCGCGCGTGATGAAAAGATCACTTTCCTGCTGGCGGTCGGCGGCGGTTCCGTTCTCGACGGCACCAAATTTATTGCCGCAGCGGCGCACTATGCGGCTGATGTCGATCCGTGGGAAATCCTCGAAACCTACGGCAGTAAAATTACCAGCGCCATCCCGATGGGATCCGTGCTGACCCTGCCTGCAACCGGCTCCGAATCCAACAAAGGCGCAGTGATTTCCCGTAAAACCACCGGTGACAAACGCGCGTTTATGTCTCCTTATGTACAACCGGTATTCGCCATCCTTGATCCGGTTTACACCTACACTCTACCGCCGCGTCAGGTTGCTAACGGCGTTGTTGACGCGTTTGTCCATACCGTTGAGCAGTACGTCACTTATCCGGTCGACGGCAAAATCCAGGACCGTTTCGCCGAAGGCATTCTGCTGACGCTGGTGGAAGAGGGTCCAAAAGCGCTAAAAGAGCCGGAAAACTACGACGTGCGCGCCAACATTATGTGGGCGGCTACCCAGGCGCTGAACGGCCTGATTGGCGCAGGCGTACCGCAGGACTGGGCGACCCATATGCTGGGCCACGAGCTGACCGCCATGCACGGGCTCGATCATGCCCAAACGCTGGCTATCGTCCTGCCGGCCCTGTGGAATGAAAAGCGCGATACTAAACGCGCCAAACTGCTGCAGTACGCCGCTCGCGTCTGGAACATCACCGAAGGTTCCGAAGAGCAGCGTATTGATGCCGCCATCGCTGCAACGCGTAATTTCTTCGAACAGATGGGCGTTCCGACTCGCCTTTCCGCCTACGGTCTGGATGGTAGCTCCATCCCGGCGCTGCTGGCGAAACTGGAAGAACACGGTATGACCCAATTAGGTGAAAACCAGGATATTACGCTGGACGTCAGCCGCCGTATTTACGAGGCTGCACGCTAATCAACGCCCTCTCCGCCGCGTAAACTCATGCAAAGGAGAGGAGTTTAACTACCGTTTTTAGCTATTTCGTCCAGACTTAATGCTACCCCTCAGCGGAATAAATGCCGCTGAGTTCATTAACAGGAGGAAGGCATGACACATCCAACCGTTATTAAACTACACGACGGCAACCTGATGCCGCAGCTGGGACTCGGCGTGTGGAAAGCAGGCAACGAGGAAGTCGTCTCCGCCATTCATAAGGCGCTGGAAGTCGGTTATCGCTCGTTTGACACCGCCGCCATTTACCAGAATGAAACCGGCGTTGGCAACGCGTTAAGTAGCGCAGGCGTCGCCCGCGATGAGCTATTCATCACCACGAAACTATGGAATGACGATCAAAAGCATCCCCATGAAGCGCTGCAGGAAAGCCTTAAAAAGCTGAAACTCGACTATGTCGATTTATATCTCATTCACTGGCCGGTTCCGGCATCAAACCACTACGTTGACGCATGGAAAAGTTTGATCGAGCTACAGCAACAGGGGCTGGCAAAAAGCATCGGCGTATGTAACTTCCAGGTCCCACACCTGCAGAAAATCATCGATGAAACCGGCGTCGCTCCGGTAATTAACCAGATTGAGCTTCATCCTCTGCTCCAGCAGCGCCAGCTTCATGCCTGGAATGCGACGCACAAAATCCAGACCGAGTCCTGGAGTCCGCTGGCTCAGGGCGGCGAAGGCGTATTCGATCAGAAAATTATCCACCAGCTGGCGGATAAATACGGTAAAACGCCGGCGCAGATCGTCATTCGCTGGCACCTCGATAGCGGCCTGGTAGTGATCCCGAAATCGGTCACGCCGTCGCGTATTGCCGAGAACTTCAACGTCTGGGACTTCCGTCTTGATAAAGATGAATTAAGTGAAATCACTAAACTGGACCAGAACAAACGCCTGGGGCCAGACCCGGATCAGTTTGGCGGCTAAACCGTAAAAAAGCCGGATAGCGCTGGCGCTTATCCGGCCTGGAGATGTTTTGTAAGCCCGGCAGACGCTAGCGCCGCCGGGCAATACCGCAGACTTATCAACTGGCGGACTTGCCGCGTTTTGCGGGCTTCTTCGCCGTCGCCCCACCGTTCGATCGCTGATGCACAATTGGCGTATGCTTGGTCAACGCCGGTCGGGTATTGCGGTTCTGGCGGCGGGCTTCACGCATTTCATCCAGCGTCGGCGCCGGTACCAGGCAGTCGCGGCGCGAACCAATCAGGTGCTTTTTGCCCATCGTTTCCAGCGCCTGGCGGATCAGCGGCCAGTTAGCCGGATCGTGATAGCGCAGTAATGCCTTATGCAGGCGACGCTGTTTATCGCCCTTCGGTACCACCACATCCTCACTCTTATAGCCAATCTTACCCAGCGGGTTCTTGCCGGTGTAATACATAGTGGTCGAGTTCGCCAGCGGCGATGGATAGAAGTTCTGCACCTGATCCAGACGGAAACGATGCCGCTTGAGCCACAGCGCCAGATTCACCATATCTTCATCACGCGTCCCTGGATGAGCGGAAATAAAGTATGGGATCAGGTACTGCTCTTTCCCCGCCTGCTTCGAATAGGTATCGAAAAGCTGCTTGAAGCGGTCGTAGCTGCCCATTCCCGGCTTCATCATCTTCGACAGCGGCCCCTCTTCCGTATGCTCCGGGGCAATCTTCAGATAACCGCCAACGTGGTGAGTAGCCAGCTCCTTAATGTAGCGCGGGTCTTCCACGGCAATGTCATAGCGTACGCCGGAAGCGATCAGAATCTTTTTGATGCCTTTAAGATCGCGGGCGCGGCGGTAGAGGTTAATCGTCGGCTCATGGTTCGTGTCCATATGCGGGCAGATATCCGGATAGACGCATGACAGTCGACGGCAGGTCTGCTCGGCGCGCGGCGACTTGCAGCGCAGCATATACATGTTGGCCGTTGGGCCGCCAAGATCGGAGATAATTCCGGTGAAGCCGGGAACCGTATCGCGAATAGCTTCGATTTCATTAATGATCGAATCTTCAGAGCGGCTCTGAATAATGCGTCCCTCATGCTCGGTAATAGAGCAGAACGAACAGCCGCCAAAACAGCCGCGCATAATATTGATGGAGAAACGAATCATCTCATACGCCGGAATGCGGGCATCGCCGTATGACGGATGCGGGACGCGCTTATAAGGCAGAGCAAACACGCTGTCCATCTCTTCGGTGGAAAGCGGAATAGCTGGCGGGTTAATCCAGATATAACGCTCGCCGTGCTTCTGCATCAGCGCGCGGGCGCAGCCGGGGTTGGTTTCGTGGTGCAGAATGCGCGAAGCATGCGCGTAGAGAACCTTGTCGCCTTTAACTTTCTCAAAGGAAGGTAACAGAACATAGGTTTTTTCCCACGGCTTTGGACGCGGCGGCTGCACGGTGACGCGCTTCGCTTCCTGCTTTGGCGGGACGACGGTTTTGTTATCGGCGCACGGTAGATCTTCGCCATACGGGTGCGGAATCGGGTCGATTTTGCCCGGCGTATCCAGACGCGTGGAATCCACTCCGCTCCAGCCCGGCAGCGCTTCTTTCACCATGATGGCGGTGTTGCGCACATCGCGAATTTCCCCGATATGCTCACCGGCGGCCAGACGGTGCGCCACTTCCACCAGCGGACGCTCGCCGTTGCCAAACATCAGCATATCTGCTTTCGAATCCACCAGAACCGAACGACGTACGGTATCCGACCAGTAATCATAATGCGCGGTACGGCGCAGGCTGGCTTCGATACCCCCGAGGATCACCGGGACATCTTTCCACGCTTCTTTACAGCGTTGGGTATAAACCAGCGTCGCGCGATCCGGGCGTTTGCCGGCCACGTTGCCCGCGGTGTAGGCATCGTCATGACGTAGCTTGCGATCGGCTGTATATCGGTTGATCATTGAGTCCATGTTGCCGGCGGTTACGCCGAAGAACAGGTTCGGTTTGCCCAGACGCATAAAGTCATCTTTGTTGTTCCAGTCCGGCTGGGAAATAATGCCCACGCGGAAGCCCTGGGATTCCAGCATGCGTCCGCAAATCGCCATACCAAAGCTCGGGTGATCGACATAAGCGTCGCCGGTAACCAGAATAATGTCGCAGCTATCCCAGCCAAGTTGGTCCATCTCTTCTCGCGACATCGGCAGGAACGGCGCGGGGCCAAAACAGGCGGCCCAGTACTGCGGCCAGGAGAAAAGGTCACGATCCGGTTGGATCAGGGATATTGCGCTCATATTGCTTCCGGGGAAATGATAAAAAAATAATCAAAAAGGGCGGCGATTATAAGCCGGAACGCGGGAAGAAATGAAGGAGGTTTTTTCTGAACCCGGCCGCTATTGGGCCGGGACGGCAGAAATTACGGTGCCGGGTTTACCAGAATCTGGCCGATTGAACCACGATCGGCAAGCTCCAGCGTCTGGCTCAGGTACTGGAACGGGAAGTGCGGCCAGGAGGGCTGGTTATAATAGACCAAAAGTTCAACCTGCCCATCGATCCATACGGTATCCTTCCAGCCGCGATCTTCCGGGAACGGCGCAGAGCCGTTAACGTTGCGCACCTGGAACATGACGCCTTCAATATGGAACGACTGCGGCCGGTCGGCGCGTACCGTCCAGCGCTCCCAGGTTCCCTGCTGCGCCGTAATATCGATGCGCTGCGGATCCCACAGCTGGCCGTTAATCCCAGGGTCGTCACCGAGGGTAATATCCCGGCTGCGAATCGGCGCGCCGGCCAGAATCTCCGTTGGCAACAGGCGCACCGGCAGGCTGTCGGTCACCAGCGGCAGCAGGCCCGTCGGACGCAAA is a window from the Klebsiella oxytoca genome containing:
- a CDS encoding AraC family transcriptional regulator — encoded protein: MSRAEICQLLTDKVRKLINKEEMLRGLLPDIRLLYGTQPGTRTPVMYQPGIIFLFSGHKIGYINERTFRYDTNKYLLLTVPLPFECETFATPEVPLAGIRLNVDILQLQELLMDIGEDEQFQPSIASSGINSAVLSEEILCAAERLLDVMERPLDARILGKQIIREILYHVLTGPCGGALLALVSRQTHFSLISRVLKRIESQYTENLSIDQLAAEANMSVSAFHHNFKSVTSTSPLQYLKTYRLHKARMLMIHDGMKASAAAMQVGYESASQFSREFKRYFGMTPGEDAARIRTIQGM
- the yghB gene encoding DedA family general envelope maintenance protein YghB, with protein sequence MVVIQEIVAALWQHDFAALANPHVVGVVYLVMFATLFLENGLLPASFLPGDSLLLLAGALIAKGVMDFVPTLAILTAAASLGCWLSYIQGRWLGNTVTVKRWLGHLPYKYHQRATCMFDKHGLLALLAGRFLAFVRTLLPTMAGISGLPNRRFQFFNWLSALLWVGVVTGLGYALSMIPFVKRHEDQVMTCLMILPIALLIAGLLGTVIVVIKKKYCNA
- the metC gene encoding cystathionine beta-lyase, yielding MADKHLDTALVHAGRSKKYTQGSVNSVIQRASSLVFDTVEAKKHATRNRAKGELFYGRRGTLTHFSLQEAMCELEGGAGCALFPCGAAAVANTILAFVEQGDHILVTNTAYEPTQDFCTKILAKLGVTTGWFDPLIGSDIARLVQPNTRVVFLESPGSITMEVHDVPAIVAAVRSIAPEAIIMIDNTWAAGVLFKALDFGIDISIQAGTKYLIGHSDAMVGTAVSNERCWAQLRENAYLMGQMVDADTAYMTSRGLRTLAVRLRQHHESSLQIAEWLAQHPQVARVNHPALPGSKGHEFWKRDFTGSSGLFSFVLNKRLTDDELSAYLDHFSLFSMAYSWGGFESLILANQPEHIAAIRPDAEVDFSGTLIRVHIGLENVTDLLDDLAAGFARIV
- the dkgA gene encoding 2,5-didehydrogluconate reductase DkgA; this translates as MTHPTVIKLHDGNLMPQLGLGVWKAGNEEVVSAIHKALEVGYRSFDTAAIYQNETGVGNALSSAGVARDELFITTKLWNDDQKHPHEALQESLKKLKLDYVDLYLIHWPVPASNHYVDAWKSLIELQQQGLAKSIGVCNFQVPHLQKIIDETGVAPVINQIELHPLLQQRQLHAWNATHKIQTESWSPLAQGGEGVFDQKIIHQLADKYGKTPAQIVIRWHLDSGLVVIPKSVTPSRIAENFNVWDFRLDKDELSEITKLDQNKRLGPDPDQFGG
- the yqhD gene encoding alcohol dehydrogenase → MNNFDLHTPTRILFGKGAIENLRDQIPADARVLVTYGGGSVKKTGVLDQVLSALNGVDVLEFGGIEPNPSYETLMNAVKIARDEKITFLLAVGGGSVLDGTKFIAAAAHYAADVDPWEILETYGSKITSAIPMGSVLTLPATGSESNKGAVISRKTTGDKRAFMSPYVQPVFAILDPVYTYTLPPRQVANGVVDAFVHTVEQYVTYPVDGKIQDRFAEGILLTLVEEGPKALKEPENYDVRANIMWAATQALNGLIGAGVPQDWATHMLGHELTAMHGLDHAQTLAIVLPALWNEKRDTKRAKLLQYAARVWNITEGSEEQRIDAAIAATRNFFEQMGVPTRLSAYGLDGSSIPALLAKLEEHGMTQLGENQDITLDVSRRIYEAAR